One window from the genome of Podospora pseudocomata strain CBS 415.72m chromosome 6, whole genome shotgun sequence encodes:
- the KRE2 gene encoding alpha 1,2-mannosyltransferase 2.4.1 (EggNog:ENOG503NUKP; CAZy:GT15; COG:G) has protein sequence MAAGSARYVRYILIAFFVLAVFYFISDSSNAISQNIPIPHGNKGTDDHAHKDAVLNNQPNSHDAAGDTHNTKNKPAIPKVGANIDPAEYPLAMTPNDPGFHDLSGIKGGPRVNATFVTLARNSDVWEIAKSIRQVEDRFNRRYNYDWVFLNDQPFDDTFKKVTTSLCSGKTHYGLIGEEHWGFPDFIDQEKAKKVREDMKERKIIYGDSVSYRHMCRFESGFFFRQPLMMNYEYYWRVEPSVELFCDIHYDPFRFMHENGKKYSFVLSLYEYIETIPTLWDSVTKFMKNHPEHIAEDNSMGFLSDDGGKTYNKCHFWSNFEIGSLSWLRSKAYIDYFESLDRDGGFFYERWGDAPVHSIAAALMLPKDQIHFFNDIAYYHVPFTHCPTGEKLRTDLKCHCDPKNNFDWKGYSCTSRYFEVNGLEKPEGWQDQTD, from the exons ATGGCGGCCGGCAGCGCTCGCTATGTGCGCTACATCCTAATTGCCTTTTTC GTATTGGCAGTTTTCTACTTTATATCGGATTCTAGCAATGCGATTTCCCAAAATATTCCTATCCCCCATGGCAACAAGGGCACCGATGACCACGCCCACAAGGATGCCGTTTTAAACAACCAGCCCAACAGccatgatgctgctggtgatacccacaacaccaagaacaagcccGCGATCCCCAAGGTTGGCGCTAACATCGATCCCGCCGAGTACCCGCTGGCCATGACCCCAAATGACCCCGGATTCCACGATCTATCCGGCATCAAGGGAGGACCCCGCGTTAACGCAACCTTCGTGACCCTGGCACGCAACTCTGACGTCTGGGAGATCGCCAAGTCCATTCGTCAAGTTGAGGACCGTTTCAACCGGAGATACAACTACGACTGGGTGTTCCTGAATGACCAGCCCTTCGACGACACTTTCAAGAAGGTCACAACATCCCTTTGCTCGGGCAAAACACACTATGGTCTCATTGGCGAGGAACACTGGGGTTTCCCTGATTTCATCGAccaggagaaggccaagaaggttCGCGAGGATATGAAAGAGCGCAAGATCATTTACGGCGACAGCGTCAGCTACCGCCACATGTGCCGCTTCGAgtctggcttcttcttccgccAGCCCCTGATGATGAACTACGAATACTACTGGCGTGTCGAGCCCTCGGTCGAGCTGTTCTGCGACATCCACTACGATCCCTTCCGCTTCATGCACGAGAATGGAAAGAAGTACAGTTTCGTGCTCAGCTTGTACGAGTACATTGAGACCATCCCCACCCTGTGGGACAGTGTCACCAAGTTTATGAAGAATCACCCCGAGCACATTGCTGAGGACAACTCGATGGGTTTCCTGAGTGATGACGGTGGCAAGACGTACAACAAGTGCCACTTC TGGTCCAACTTTGAGATTGGTAGCTTGAGCTGGCTCCGCTCCAAGGCCTACATTGATTACTTTGAGTCCCTCGACAGGGATGGCGGTTTCTTCTACGAGCGCTGGGGTGATGCCCCTGTGCACTCGATTGCTGCGGCCCTCATGCTTCCCAAGGACCAGATTCACTTCTTCAACGACATTGCCTACTACCACGTGCCCTTCACCCACTGCCCAACGGGTGAGAAGCTCCGCACGGACCTCAAATGCCACTGCGACCCCAAGAACAACTTTGACTGGAAGGGGTATTCTT GCACATCAAGATACTTTGAGGTCAACGGTCTAGAGAAGCCCGAGGGCTGGCAAGACCAGACTGACTAA
- a CDS encoding hypothetical protein (BUSCO:EOG092653KS; COG:J; EggNog:ENOG503P2WN) yields the protein MASFLKNLVFRPSLLPVASPIRTFSTTPSQSATLNQVLRGCRKPQKARHPVSPALSAIHAAQLKGVCVKVGITKPKKPNSGERKTARVRLSTGKVITAYIPGEGHNIQQHSVVLVRGGRAQDCPGVRYRLVRGALDLGGVGSRVSSRSKFGTKKPKKATV from the exons ATGGCATCCTTTCTCAAAAACCTGGTCTTCAGACCATCACTCCTCCCTGTCGCCTCCCCCATCAGAACcttctcaaccaccccctcccaatccgCAACCCTCAACCAGGTCCTCCGA GGATGCCGAAAACCTCAAAAAGCACGCCACCCCGTCTCCCCCGCCCTCTCAGCAATCCATGCAGCCCAGCTCAAAGGCGTCTGCGTAAAAGTCGGCATCACCAAGCCCAAAAAGCCCAACTCTGGCGAGCGCAAGACCGCTCGTGTGAGACTCTCCACCGGCAAGGTCATCACCGCCTACATCCCCGGCGAAGGCCACAACATCCAGCAGCACTCCGTGGTTTTGGTCCGCGGCGGCAGAGCCCAGGATTGTCCCGGTGTGCGGTACAGACTGGTGCGCGGAGCGCTCGATCTAGGCGGTGTGGGCAGCAGGGTGAGCAGCAGGAGTAAGTTTGGGACGAAGAAGCCTAAGAAGGCGACGGTTTaa
- a CDS encoding hypothetical protein (COG:E; EggNog:ENOG503NWK6), with protein MRPFARALRPAVRRSLAVSAPRIASGRTAALPAVQIAARPLSTTAPRRDPSLADVAPTPITHFSETEVAMAEAVQKFANDVILPKVRDMDEAEEMDPTIVEQLFEQGIMGVEIPEEYGGAGMNFTAAIVGIEELARVDPSVSVMVDVHNTLVNTAVIRWGSETLKKKYLPKLATNTVGSFCLSEPVSGSDAFALATKATPTENGYKINGSKMWITNSMEAEFFIVFANLKPEQGYKGISAFIVDKGMKGFSIAKKEKKLGIKASSTCVLNFDDVEVPKENLLGQEGQGYKYAIQILNEGRIGIGAQMTGLALGAWENAVKYVWNDRKQFGKLVGEFQGMQHQIAQSYTEIAAARALVYNAARKKEAGEDFVMDAAMAKLYASQVAGRVSGLAVEWMGGMGFVREGLAEKFFRDSKIGAIYEGTSNIQLNTIAKMLQKEYTA; from the exons ATGAGGCCCTTCGCGAGAGCATTGCGCCCTGCTGTGCGTAGAAGTCTGGCTGTTTCTGCTCCCAGGATAGCCAGCGGGAGAACGGCTGCTCTTCCTGCTGTTCAGAT cgcTGCCCGTCCTCTTTCTACCACTGCTCCTCGCCGCGATCCCAGCCTTGCCGATGTCGCCCCAACACCCATCACCCACTTCTCCGAGACCGAGgtcgccatggccgaggCGGTCCAAAAGTTCGCCAACGACGTCATCCTGCCCAAGGTTCGCGACAtggacgaggccgaggagatggACCCCACCATCGTCGAGCAGCTCTTTGAGCAGGGTATCATGGGTGTTGAGATTCCCGAGGAGTACGGCGGTGCCGGCATGAACTTCACCGCTGCGATTGTTGGTATTGAGGAATTGGCCCGTGTCGACCCATCGGTATCCGTCATGGTGGACGTCCACAACACCCTCGTCAACACTGCTGTGATCAGGTGGGGTAGCGAAACCCTCAAGAAGAAGTACCTCCCCAAGctggccaccaacaccgttGGCTCCTTCTGCTTGTCCGAGCCGGTTAGCGGTTCTGACGCTTTCGCCCTGGCCACCAAGGCTACCCCTACCGAAAATGGGTACAAGATCAACGGCAGCAAGATGTGGATCACCAACAGCATGGAGGCCGAATTCTTCATTGTTTTCGCCAACCTCAAGCCTGAGCAGGGATACAAGGGTATCTCCGCCTTCATCGTTGACAAGGGCATGAAGGGCTTCAGCatcgccaagaaggagaagaagctcggcATCAAGGCCAGCAGCACCTGCGTTCTCAACTTTGACGACGTTGAGGTCCCCAAGGAGAACCTCCTCGGTCAGGAGGGCCAGGGTTACAAGTACGCCATCCAGATCCTGAACGAGGGCCGTATCGGTATTGGTGCTCAGATGACCGGTCTTGCTCTCGGTGCGTGGGAGAATGCTGTCAAGTATGTGTGGAATGACCGCAAGCAGTTTGGAAAGTTGGTTGGCGAGTTCCAGGGTATGCAGCATCAGATTGCGCAGTCTTACACCGAGATCGCGGCGGCGCGCGCGTTGGTGTACAATGCTGCTCGCAAGAaggaggccggcgaggatTTCGTCATGGACGCTGCCATGGCCAAGCTTTACGCCTCCCAGGTCGCTGGTCGTGTGAGcgggttggcggtggagtgGATGGGTGGTATGGGCTTCGTCCGTGAGGGTCTGGCTGAGAAGTTCTTCCGTGACAGCAAGATTGGCGCCATCTATGAGGGCACGAGCAACATTCA GCTCAACACCATTGCGAAGATGTTGCAAAAGGAGTATACCGCTTAg
- the PKC1_2 gene encoding Serine/threonine kinase (COG:T; EggNog:ENOG503NVXF), with translation MTDDDKIVDITKKIEREKALINAALVMRQQTLNDTVRQKLDSQVREGRRNLAFFESRLKELEMRRMNQSMDNMSLGGSTLASTRSSEYQHDDSGRPAPPPKDGSGYPSNYGGQAPYGPGDLMPPRGPFPAGAPNSSIPKSRPNFSKLDLIKYDTPHLGPRIQHMLSQLQFKLNVEEQYLKGIEKMVQLYQMEGDKKSRADAAAKRVESGQKIILLKQALKKFEELNIDMDADSQDDDSINMPNLRKPLSGQLSVRIVAVKEVDHAPLTRFSRSPETFITLKVEDAIVARTKASRNDRWESEYHSIFVDKANEVELTVYDKPGEHAVPIGLLWVRISDIVEEMRRKKIEAETTAQGWVSADRLGSHDARGGPPPAQFPMGAQAPQFQPPPTSPGRFHGSEDDPQFLAPRPDVAPVIPQSVEGWFALEPAGQIFLNLNFVKDTSGRGRPADAGLGRKGAVRQRKEEVHEMQGHKFVEKQFYNIMRCALCGEFLKYSTGMQCEDCKYTCHTKCYSQVVIKCISKSNADSDPDEQKLNHKIPHRFVPFSNLTANWCCHCGYMLPIGSKKNSRRCTECPLTAHTQCVHLVPDFCGMSMLQANQILHSIKMAAEQQRTKKEKAKSGSASLSEKTLRTGSKGTTSSVGSSSTYPPVSYTPSTASADATEAAKHMYSQGSPQRVSGPDRTSISSSAASAAAAAAMSPKPQTPTQQTPIPDFGPGHYGSPGGYGRPGQQDDMYGGSPAQHQQQPYGQQPQQRKYNPADYANIGAYPVQQPAQPRPVQPQSPPQQVAPHHQQPMYQQQSQPVLHQQPPKQQPLPAQTEPAMIVPSASGVPVPTKKPLPSATDPGTGMRIGLDHFNFLAVLGKGNFGKVMLAETKRSRKLYAIKVLKKEFIIENDEVESIRSEKRVFLIANRERHPFLTNLHACFQTETRVYFVMEYISGGDLMLHIQRGQFGTKRAQ, from the exons atgaccgacgacgacaagatTGTAGACATCACGAAGAAGATTGAGCGGGAAAAGGCCCTCATTAATGCGGCACTGGTTATGCGGCAGCAGACCCTCAATGATACCGTACGACAGAAACTCGACAGCCAGGTCCGCGAGGGCCGCCGGAACCTTGCTTTCTTCGAGAGCCGGCTGAAGGAACTGGAAATGCGCCGTATGAACCAGTCCATGGATAACATGTCACTGGGCGGATCAACATTGGCCTCCACCAGAAGCAGCGAATATCAACACGACGACAGCGGACgacctgcacctcctcccaaggATGGGTCCGGATATCCTTCAAACTATGGTGGCCAGGCACCCTACGGTCCTGGTGACCTGATGCCTCCTCGAGGCCCCTTCCCTGCTGGAGCGCCAAATTCATCGATCCCCAAGTCTCGCCCCAACTTTTCAAAGCTTG ATCTTATCAAGTATGACACTCCCCATCTCGGACCACGTATTCAGCACATGCTGTCGCAACTTCAGTTCAAGCTCAACGTGGAGGAGCAGTATCTCAAGGGTATCGAGAAGATGGTTCAGCTTTACCAGATGGAGGGCGACAAGAAGAGCAGAGCGGATGCTGCCGCTAAGCGCGTCGAGAGTGGACAAAAGATCATACTCTTGAAGCAAGCACTCAAGAAGTTTGAGGAGCTGAATATCGATATGGATGCAGATTCTCAGGATG ATGATAGTATCAACATGCCTAATCTACGCAAGCCTTTATCCGGTCAGCTCTCGGTTCGCATCGTGGCTGTTAAGGAAGTTGACCATGCGCCTCTGACCCGCTTCTCCCGCTCCCCGGAGACGTTTATCACACTCAAGGTGGAAGATGCCATCGTGGCGAGGACCAAGGCCTCCCGCAACGACAGATGGGAGTCGGAATACCACAGCATCTTCGTGGACAAGGCCAACGAAGTGGAGTTGACGGTATACGATAAGCCCGGTGAGCACGCTGTGCCCATTGGTCTTCTTTGGGTCAGAATCTCCGACATTGTGGAAGAGATGCGCCGGAAGAAGATCGAAGCCGAAACTACTGCCCAGGGATGGGTGTCTGCCGACCGACTTGGGTCCCATGATGCCCGCGGtggccctcctcctgcaCAGTTCCCTATGGGCGCACAGGCTCCCCAATTCCAACCACCCCCGACATCTCCAGGACGGTTCCACGGTTCTGAAGACGACCCGCAGTTCTTAGCCCCGAGACCTGATGTTGCCCCCGTCATTCCACAATCGGTTGAGGGCTGGTTTGCACTGGAACCGGCAGGCCAAATCTTCCTCAATCTCAACTTCGTCAAGGATACCAGCGGTCGCGGTAGACCCGCCGACGCTGGTCTTGGACGCAAGGGTGCCGTGCGTCAgcgcaaggaggaggttcaCGAAATGCAGGGTCACAAGTTCGTCGAGAAACAGTTCTACAACATCATGCGCTGTGCCCTCTGCGGTGAATTCCTCAAGTACTCGACGGGCATGCAATGCGAGGATTGCAAGTACACTTGCCATACCAAGTGTTACTCACAGGTGGTCATCAAGTGCATCAGCAAGAGCAATGCTGATAGCGACCCCGACGAGCAGAAGCTCAACCATAAGATCCCCCATCGTTTTGTTCCTTTCTCAAATTTGACCGCCAACTGGTGCTGCCACTGTGGTTACATGCTTCCAATTGGTTCGAAGAAGAACTCTAGAAGATGTACAG AATGCCCGTTGACTGCTCACACTCAGTGTGTGCATCTTGTTCCCGATTTCTGTGGCATGTCCATGTTGCAGGCAAATCAGATATTGCATAGTATCAAGATGGCAGCAGAGCAGCAGAGgaccaagaaggagaaggccaagagcGGCTCCGCATCATTGAGCGAAAAGACGCTGAGGACGGGCAGCAAAGGAACCACGAGTAGCGTTGGGTCCAGTTCGACTTATCCGCCCGTTTCCTACACCCCTTCAACCGCTTCAGCCGACGCTACTGAAGCTGCAAAGCATATGTACAGCCAGGGGTCCCCCCAACGTGTTTCTGGACCAGATCGGACGTCCATAAGCTCAAGCGCTGCCTCCGCCGcagctgccgctgccatgTCCCCCAAGCCCCAAACTCCCACACAGCAAACCCCGATACCTGATTTTGGGCCAGGACATTATGGTTCACCTGGTGGATATGGACGTCCTGGCCAGCAAGATGATATGTATGGTGGATCGCCAGctcagcatcagcaacagccttatggccagcagcctcagcagcGCAAGTACAACCCCGCCGACTACGCCAACATCGGGGCTTACCCCGTGCAACAACCAGCGCAGCCCCGCCCCGTTCAACCACAGTCGCCTCCCCAGCAGGTAGCCCCgcatcaccagcaaccgATGTACCAGCAGCAGTCTCAGCCCGTCTTGCATCAACAGCcgcccaagcagcagccgtTGCCGGCGCAAACTGAGCCTGCCATGATTGTGCCATCGGCGTCGGGCGTGCCGGTTCCGACCAAGAAGCCGCTGCCCTCGGCCACCGACCCGGGCACTGGCATGCGCATTGGTTTGGACCACTTCAACTTCCTCGCCGTGCTTGGTAAGGGTAACTTCGGCAAGGTCATGCTGGCCGAGACAAAGCGATCTCGCAAGCTGTatgccatcaaggtgctcaaGAAGGAGTTCATTATAGAGAATGACGAAGTCGAGAGCATCCGGTCAGAGAAGCGCGTCTTCTTGATCGCCAACCGGGAGCGCCATCCCTTCCTAACCAACCTTCACGCTTGCTTCCAGACCGAGACGAGAGTGTACTTTGTGATGGAGTACATCAGCGGTGGCGACTTGATGCTGCACATCCAGCGTGGGCAGTTTGGTACTAAGCGGGCACAGTAA
- the SHE9 gene encoding sensitivity to high expression protein she9 (BUSCO:EOG09264LJU; COG:S; EggNog:ENOG503NZZI) — protein MPGLGYDVFALGTWAVSGVPAAECQGISTTDPIDTRELSSPHVRHTRNVVTVPAVPRPRAESFMSPHTTLRLAARPLSQLATRKALAQLPPSQCFRYNTSCAGFGIGLYARLPRHFSTARPPPKRPQPETDPVIELGSPSEPIPLNAPQPESQHSTENTPSDPSSPPPTEDADPSKSEPTSESPSSSPESSSPDPSPSESPNPSPSKPNPPEPELPSVTDSHRHSLSVKFSAFMDQFQSRILVATQTLNDLTGYSAIEAIKSRNAQLESDLSTAQARLRAARQNYKSLTTHRASTQREVTALLARKDTWNPTDLERFTSLYRMDHTLEAQVSAASAELTEAETNESRISAELNAGILRRYHEEQIWSDRIRRQSTWGTWGLMGVNFVLFLVLQFVAEPWRRKRMIKGIAETEKENMEEVRRELKEVRAAMEVVKEHHQRQQLAAPVVVEEEPVLIEEEQEDGAAVPLVTEEEEATRPLEHDFRRSSLFGGGQRPWKEVLQEYWEDPQLLRDDAMDLYSDRRIALRMKDVSVIALEGAAAGAAVAVAVALAVMRFSSP, from the coding sequence ATgccagggttagggtatgACGTCTTTGCTCTTGGCACCTGGGCGGTCAGCGGGGTACCCGCGGCAGAATGCCAGGGAATATCAACAACGGATCCGATTGACACCCGAGAGCTCTCTTCTCCTCACGTCCGGCACACCCGCAACGTCGTTACCGTTCCAGCCGTTCCCCGGCCTCGAGCCGAATCCTTCATGTCGCCTCACACAACTTTGCGGCTGGCTGCCCGGCCTCTCAGTCAATTGGCGACGAGGAAAGCGCTAGCCCAGCTGCCACCGTCGCAATGTTTCCGGTATAACACCTCATGCGCTGGATTCGGCATTGGGCTCTACGCCCGTCTCCCACGGCACTTCTCAACCGcccgccctcccccaaaacgaCCGCAACCCGAGACAGATCCTGTCATTGAGCTCGGATCTCCAAGCGAGCCCATTCCCCTCAACGCGCCCCAGCCCGAAagccagcacagcacagaAAACACACCTTCAGacccctcatcaccaccaccaacagaaGATGCCGACCCCTCCAAATCAGAACCAACTTCCGaatcaccttcctcctcccccgaatcttcctcccccgacccttccccctccgaatccccaaacccctccccctcaaaacccaacccccccgaaCCCGAACTCCCCTCCGTAACCGACTCCCACCGCCACTCCCTCTCAGTCAAATTCTCCGCCTTCATGGACCAGTTCCAATCCCGCATCCTCGTCGCAACCCAAACCCTAAACGACCTAACAGGCTACTCCGCCATCGAAGCCATAAAGTCCCGCAACGCCCAGCTGGAATCAgacctctccaccgcccaaGCCCGCCTCCGCGCCGCCCGCCAAAACTACAAgtccctcaccacccaccgcGCCTCGACCCAGAGGGAGgtcaccgccctcctcgcgAGAAAAGACACCTGGAACCCGACCGATCTGGAACGATTCACTTCGCTTTATCGAATGGACCACACCCTCGAAGCGCAAGTCTCTGCCGCGAGCGCGGAGCTGACAGAGGCAGAGACGAACGAGAGCAGGATATCTGCTGAGCTGAACGCGGGGATCCTGAGGCGGTATCATGAGGAGCAGATTTGGAGTGATAGGATAAGGAGGCAGTCGACTTGGGGGacgtgggggttgatgggcgTGAACTTTGTCTTGTTTTTGGTTCTGCAGTTTGTGGCGGagccgtggaggaggaagaggatgattAAGGGGATTGCGGAGACGGAAAAGGAGAatatggaggaggtgaggagggagctgaaggaggtcagggcggcgatggaggtggtgaaggagcaTCATCAGAGACAACAACTGGCTGcgcctgtggtggtggaggaggagccagtTTTGATTGAGGAGGAACAAGAAGATGGTGCTGCCGTCCCCTTGGtaacagaagaagaggaagccaCCCGCCCATTGGAGCACGACTTTAGGCGGAGCAGCCTCTTTGGAGGCGGCCAGAGGCCTTGGAAAGAGGTGCTTCAGGAGTACTGGGAAGATCCCCAGTTGCTCAGGGATGACGCGATGGATTTGTATAGTGACAGGAGGATAGCGCTGAGGATGAAGGATGTGTCGGTTATCGCGCTCGAGGGCGCGGCGGCAGGTGCTGCGGTTGCGGTGGCTGTTGCGCTGGCGGTGATGCGGTTCAGCAGCCCATAA